Within Vallitalea okinawensis, the genomic segment TAAGTAACATGATTATACTTATGAACATAATAATTATATTTCTACGCAATTGTCTCAACTCCTATTTTATTTATTCCTAAAACTTTCTTTCTAAATCTTCTTTCAAGTACCCCTAAAATCAAATCTGAAAAAATGGCTAACAAGGCTACAAGTAAACTTCCCGCTACTGTCATTTCAGAAAAGTTGGTTGTAATACCTCGCCATATAGCTACTCCCAAACCTCCAGCCCCTATAAATGAAGCTATACCACCAAGTGCTATTGTCATTACTACCATGGTTCTAAATCCAGCAATTATAACTGGTAATGCAATGGGAAGTTGCACCTTGAAAAGTAACTGCTGATCTGTACACCCCATTCCAATAGCAGCCTCAACAATTTCATCATCAACTTCATTGATCCCAACATAGGTATTTCTAATCATTGGTAAGACACCATAGATAGTTAAGGCTATTAGGGCACTTTTGTTACCTATACCAGTTAAAGAGACTAGGAAGCCAAATAAAGCTATGGATGGTATAGTATATAAAAAATTGGCTGCTCCCAAAACTAAATCTGCCATTTTTTTATTTCTAGTTATGTATACTCCTAGACTTATGCCAATTATGCTAATGAATATTATAGCTATAAAGGATAAAATAATATGCTCTATTAATAGATTGAGAAAAAACTCGCTGCGGTCAATATATAAGTTAAATAAATTTACTATAAAGTTCACAATTCACCTCACTCCTTATCATTTTTAATGAAGTAGGACTAGAATCCATCTGCTAATATAACATATATTACTCAATATACAAATATATGTTATTTCTTCTTTCTCATTACGGATATTATATCGAATATATATTCGTTTGTCAAAGAATTTAAAACCAAACAAGAAATTATGTTCTATTCATCACATTACACAAAAGAAGACCAGTCTATCAGAAATGATCTGATTCACTGGTCTATTAACAACTTAGAACTGGTGTAGAACCTCTTTAATTCTCTCGCTAGTTTTTGCTTTTATTGCATCGGTACCTGGTTCTGGAAAATTAGTGCCTTCGATCAAGACTGACTGAACATCTACTACACCAAAGAGACCTAATATAGCTTTAATAAAGTTATTCCCATGTTCTAGGGGTTTCGCTGGTCCTTCAGAGTAAATACCACCTGATGCTTGAATGTGGATAGCTTTTTTATTGACTAGTAAACCAACTGGTCCGCTATCCGTATATTTAAATGTTTTACCAGCTATACTGATTGTGTCAATATAAGCCTTCATTAATGGTGGTACAGAAAAGTTCCACATAGGTGTTACAAACACATACTTATCCGCTTCTATGAATTGTTCAGTGAAGACATTAATTTGACTTATTTTTGATCTTTCTGTTTCTGTTAATTCCTCAAATCCCTTACCACTTTGAAGTTTACCCCAACCATTAAATACTTCAGCATCAATATAAGGTATGTCAATGTCATATACATCGATTTCAGTAACCTCATCATTAGGATTATTTTGCTTGTAGAGTTCAATCAATTCTCTCCCTGCTGCTAAACTAAAAGATTGTTCTTCTGACTTAGGGTTTGCTGTAATGTATAATACTTTATTCATAATACTTCATTCCTTCCATTTATTCATTTTTTATTAAGTCTGTGACTTAGTTTTTTCTCTTTTAAATTTTCTATTCATTATTATCTTTTAAACGAAATTATCTGCATTTATTACTAATTATTATATAACTAATTAGTAATAAATAAGTAAAAAAATTTATTAATAGCGACTAAGTTTTTTGAGTAATACTAATAGTATTTCTTTTTCTTCTTTCGATAACACATCATATATTTCATTTAAAGAATCCAAATGCCTTGGAAAAATATCATCCATTAATTGCTTTCCCTTATCAGTTATGCTTATAAGCGTCGCTCTCCTATCGGCTGGATCAGGATACCTACTAACAAGCCCATCCTTTTGCAAGTTGTCAATAACGACTGTCATATTACCTCCTGTAGAAAGGGTTTTTTCAATAATTTCACGTATCCTTAGATCACCTTTATGATACAATACTTCTAAGACTCCAAATTGAGAAGTAGTCAAACCTCCCTCCTTCACACTTTTTAGTCCACTACGTTGGATAAATTGACTTGCTCTAGATAACGCAATTACCAATTTTAAATTAAGATCATTTATTTCTCCATAAGATTTATAATTATTTTTCATGTTTTAATAATACTACTAATTAGTACTATTGTCAAGCGTATTAAAAAATCTAAGAATATCATCTTCTTAGACTTTAATTTACTTAATTTCTTTTTTACTATAGTTTCTTTTTTTTAGCTCTATAATAAAACCTCCGAGAAATCCTTAATTTCTTTGGAGGTTTAACGTAATAATGATAGGATACCCTCTGGCGTTGCATTAGCTTGAGCTAATATCGCTTGTGAGGCTTCAATTAATATATCATTCTTAACTTTTTCAACTAACCCTTTTGCTATATCCAAATCAGAGATTCTGGATTCAGAAGCTGAGAGATTTTCAGAATAATTCTCAACGTTATTCAATGAATGTTCTAAACGATTCTGATAAGCTCCATACTTGGAGCGCTCACTTGAAACTTTATTAATGGCTTCGTTTAATAACTCGATAGCTAACTGTGCTGAATCTTGAGTACTTACGTTAACATCACTGATCCCAATGCTCTCTGCTCTAGCATCCGATAAATTCATATTGATATGATCCCCACTATTTGCTCCTACTTGAAAAGTACACACTTCTGTACTCACTAAACTGTCTAACCCAAGATTACCAACAAATAATCTTGACTCAGTTGTGCTTATTCGAGGACTTATAAGTAGTTTTTCACTATCTTCACTCCATTGAATTTTTATGTGTATAACTGACCCGTCTGTAATATCCGTACTTGCAACAGGTACTTCAGTTTGCTGTGTACCATCACTATTCATTACGAATACTTTCCACTTGTTATTAGCACTATCAAATGCACTATAAGCTATTTGAGTGCCATCTGGTGAATAAACAGGTTTCTCCTTTTCAAGAGAATCATTCGTCAATTGTTGAAGGTTACTTCCATCCACATTGATTGAGTAAATATTATCATCACTAGAAGCAAAAATCACTTTACTGCTATCTGGGGAAAATGAAGCGCCTTCACTTATTCCGCCCAGTCCCAGTTCAACTTGGTTACTTCCATCAAGATTCATGGTATAAATCCGTTGAGTTGCTGTATTCTCATATAGTATTTTAGTTCCATCTGGAGAAAATCCAGCCATGAAATCAGAGCCACCAGAATTTGTTAATTGCTCTACACCAGATCCATCAACATTTTTTCTATAAATATCAGATCCACTTTGATAATAGACTTTACCATCAGGCGAAAAAGGATTATAGTTCAAGAGGGTTTTAGTCGCATTATACTGACCCATTACATTAGGCATATTAGCATCTATTTCGTAAAATTCTCCTGTTGACTCAGCAGTATATATCTTTGTCCCATCATCAGAGAATTTAGCATCTGTAAAGGTTATCCCGACTGGTGTAAGTTTACCTAAATCTGATCCATCTTTATTCATACGCC encodes:
- a CDS encoding FMN-dependent NADH-azoreductase; amino-acid sequence: MNKVLYITANPKSEEQSFSLAAGRELIELYKQNNPNDEVTEIDVYDIDIPYIDAEVFNGWGKLQSGKGFEELTETERSKISQINVFTEQFIEADKYVFVTPMWNFSVPPLMKAYIDTISIAGKTFKYTDSGPVGLLVNKKAIHIQASGGIYSEGPAKPLEHGNNFIKAILGLFGVVDVQSVLIEGTNFPEPGTDAIKAKTSERIKEVLHQF
- a CDS encoding flagellin N-terminal helical domain-containing protein encodes the protein MVINNNLPALNAWNGVRKKDNKRADILESLSTGLRINSASDDAAGLAIREKMRAQIRGLRQAQRNISDGVSLIQTAEGGLANILTPPLQRMRELAIQASNGTLTGDDRLKIQAEIDQLKESIDNIADNTEFNGKKLLAPTDKNVPLNINYSEAKISTDGVDFAEFMQSPNGDKIILLEDGGSGPLWRMNKDGSDLGKLTPVGITFTDAKFSDDGTKIYTAESTGEFYEIDANMPNVMGQYNATKTLLNYNPFSPDGKVYYQSGSDIYRKNVDGSGVEQLTNSGGSDFMAGFSPDGTKILYENTATQRIYTMNLDGSNQVELGLGGISEGASFSPDSSKVIFASSDDNIYSINVDGSNLQQLTNDSLEKEKPVYSPDGTQIAYSAFDSANNKWKVFVMNSDGTQQTEVPVASTDITDGSVIHIKIQWSEDSEKLLISPRISTTESRLFVGNLGLDSLVSTEVCTFQVGANSGDHINMNLSDARAESIGISDVNVSTQDSAQLAIELLNEAINKVSSERSKYGAYQNRLEHSLNNVENYSENLSASESRISDLDIAKGLVEKVKNDILIEASQAILAQANATPEGILSLLR
- a CDS encoding MarR family winged helix-turn-helix transcriptional regulator → MTTSQFGVLEVLYHKGDLRIREIIEKTLSTGGNMTVVIDNLQKDGLVSRYPDPADRRATLISITDKGKQLMDDIFPRHLDSLNEIYDVLSKEEKEILLVLLKKLSRY
- a CDS encoding ABC transporter permease; this translates as MNFIVNLFNLYIDRSEFFLNLLIEHIILSFIAIIFISIIGISLGVYITRNKKMADLVLGAANFLYTIPSIALFGFLVSLTGIGNKSALIALTIYGVLPMIRNTYVGINEVDDEIVEAAIGMGCTDQQLLFKVQLPIALPVIIAGFRTMVVMTIALGGIASFIGAGGLGVAIWRGITTNFSEMTVAGSLLVALLAIFSDLILGVLERRFRKKVLGINKIGVETIA